In Pseudodesulfovibrio sp. S3, one DNA window encodes the following:
- a CDS encoding ABC transporter ATP-binding protein: MAHNTKLHSFSNRYLLKRSIGYFAKYKVRVVLAVIAMLLYAPIPPALAWLGKYVTDDVLIAKDIDMLKFCILGFVALYILKCILMLGQVYVMNATGVLVLRDLRSDLFKKILRLPMPYFAESEIGMLMSRIVSDVTAVRTCLPSIIMFIRQVFTLVALIGTTIYLDAYLAFWSLLIMPIAIYPFIYFGQKIRKYGRKMQAELSGVNVVLEESFSGIKVIKAFANELLENLKFNKENNSLTQLLVRQMLYNEGSSRVMDIISAFAGAAVLWVGGMQVIEGVMTPGDLMAFSLCVVQLYEPIKKLNAANNQIQGGLAGAERVFDILDSPNIQTEQSGSTAFDGNLKELSFKDVRFTYPNCTTPAVNGVSLSIKAGQRVAVVGPSGSGKTTLVNLLPRFYQAQEGTITLNGTALEDYTLDSLRIHLGLVSQDTFLFNVSITENIAYAQGEYKMDAVIKAAEGAYAHEFIEAMPNGYNTLVGEGGVKISGGQKQRLTIARAIMKNPSLLILDEATSALDTESERVVQKALDNLMQGRTSIVIAHRLSTILSADVIVVMEKGRIIATGKHEELLETCPLYDRLYQMQFDNQCSSGD; the protein is encoded by the coding sequence TTGGCCCACAATACCAAACTACATTCATTTTCAAATCGCTACCTGCTCAAACGCAGCATCGGCTACTTTGCCAAGTACAAGGTACGCGTTGTCCTGGCTGTCATTGCCATGCTTCTCTATGCTCCCATCCCCCCGGCTTTGGCTTGGCTTGGAAAATACGTTACCGATGATGTCCTGATAGCAAAAGACATCGACATGCTGAAATTCTGCATCTTGGGATTCGTTGCTCTCTATATCCTCAAATGCATCCTGATGCTCGGGCAGGTCTATGTGATGAACGCCACCGGCGTCCTGGTCCTCCGGGATCTGCGAAGTGACCTTTTCAAGAAAATCCTCCGCCTCCCCATGCCCTACTTCGCCGAGAGCGAAATCGGCATGCTCATGAGCAGGATCGTCTCCGACGTCACGGCCGTGCGTACCTGTCTGCCAAGCATAATCATGTTCATCCGACAGGTTTTTACCCTTGTTGCCCTGATAGGCACCACCATTTACCTTGATGCGTACCTGGCTTTCTGGAGCCTTTTGATCATGCCCATCGCCATCTATCCCTTTATCTATTTCGGGCAGAAGATCAGGAAATACGGCCGCAAGATGCAAGCCGAACTCTCGGGCGTCAACGTGGTCCTCGAAGAAAGCTTTTCAGGCATCAAGGTCATCAAGGCCTTTGCCAACGAACTCCTTGAAAACCTCAAATTCAACAAGGAAAACAACAGCCTGACTCAACTCCTCGTGCGCCAGATGCTTTATAATGAAGGCTCCTCGCGCGTCATGGACATCATTTCCGCCTTTGCCGGCGCAGCGGTCCTGTGGGTCGGCGGCATGCAGGTCATTGAAGGCGTCATGACTCCCGGAGACCTGATGGCATTCTCGCTCTGCGTGGTTCAACTCTACGAACCGATCAAGAAGCTCAACGCTGCCAACAATCAAATCCAGGGCGGCCTGGCCGGGGCCGAACGTGTCTTTGACATCCTCGACTCACCGAATATCCAGACTGAACAGAGCGGCAGCACCGCTTTTGATGGCAACCTGAAAGAATTATCCTTCAAGGACGTCCGCTTCACCTACCCCAATTGCACGACCCCTGCCGTAAACGGAGTCTCGCTGTCCATCAAGGCTGGACAGCGCGTGGCCGTTGTCGGCCCCAGCGGTTCCGGCAAGACAACTCTGGTCAACCTCCTCCCCCGCTTCTACCAGGCCCAGGAAGGCACCATCACCCTCAACGGCACCGCGCTTGAAGACTACACCCTGGACAGCCTGCGAATCCATCTAGGTCTGGTCTCGCAGGACACATTCCTGTTCAACGTCTCCATCACCGAAAATATCGCGTATGCCCAGGGTGAGTACAAAATGGATGCAGTGATTAAAGCTGCCGAAGGGGCTTACGCTCACGAGTTCATTGAGGCCATGCCCAACGGCTACAACACCCTGGTCGGCGAAGGCGGCGTGAAGATATCCGGCGGACAGAAGCAACGGTTGACCATTGCACGCGCCATCATGAAGAACCCGTCGCTCCTCATCCTCGATGAGGCCACCAGCGCCCTGGATACCGAGTCAGAACGGGTGGTCCAAAAGGCTCTCGACAACCTCATGCAGGGCCGTACTTCCATCGTCATCGCTCACAGGCTCTCGACCATTCTGTCCGCCGATGTTATCGTCGTCATGGAAAAAGGCCGCATAATCGCCACCGGCAAACATGAAGAACTGCTTGAGACCTGCCCGCTGTACGACAGGCTCTACCAGATGCAATTCGACAACCAGTGCTCTTCAGGAGACTAA